TTCACCAGCACCGGGACAATCTCGAAAAGAATCGGCCGATTCACCCCCAAAAGCCTGCTGTGCCGGATTGCCCGGCGCATGATCCGCCGAAGCACATAGCCGCGCCCCTCGTTTGAGGGCTGGACCCCGTCGGAGATCAAAAAGGCCATGGCGCGGATATGGTCGGCCAGCACCCGCAGGGAAATGTCATAGGACCTATTGGTCCCGTAGGACTTGTTGGTTCTCTTTCCTATTTCCGCAATCAGCGGCAAAAAAAGATCGGAATCGTAGTTTGATTTCTTCTTTTGAAGCACCGTCGCAAGCCTCTCCAACCCCATGCCTGTATCGATGGAGGGTTTGGGTAAAGGAGTCATCGCCCCCTTTTCGTCGCGGTTGAACTGCATGAAGACAAGATTCCATATTTCCATGAAATCATCATCGTTGGTCGCGGGGTTCCCCTTCGCCGCCTTTCCCTCGTGGAGCCACTTGAGGTCGATTAAAATTTCGGAACAGGGGCCGCACGGGCCGGTGTCGCCCATCGCCCAGAAATTGTCTTTTTCTCCCAGTCGGATAATCCGCTCTTTTTTCACGCCGATCTGCTTGTGCCAGATTGCGTAAGCCTCGTCGTCGTCTTTGAAAACAGAAGCCCAGAGGGGTTCAACGGGAATTTTGACCACCCCGGTTAAAAACTCCCAGGCAAACGCGATTGCCTCTTTCTTGAAATAGTCACCGAAAGAAAAATTTCCCAGCATCTCGAAAAAGGTGTGATGTCGCGGCGTCACGCCGACATTTTCCAGATCGTTGTGCTTTCCGGATACGCGTAGGCATTTTTGCGACGAAGTTGCCCGCCGGTAATTGCGCGTTTCGCGCCCGGTAAAGACATCCTTGAACTGCACCATCCCGGCATTGGTGAAAAAGAGGGTGGGATCGTTGAAGGGAATGAGGGACGAGCTGGCCACACGGGCGTGCCCCTTCCCTTCAAAGTATTTGAGGAACTTTTCGCGGATTCCGTTGCCGGAAAGCATAAGGATCTTTTTTACACAGGAAAGACCGGCCGAGGCAAATCTTTAATTCACCACGCCCATTTGACATCGGGATATTTTTGAATCAGCGGGTCGGGGGTGAGGATAGTCAGGCGATGCTCGATGGCCGTGGCAATAAGGATTCGGTCAAAGGGATCGGCATGAATCAGGGGAAGCTCCGTGGAAATGGCCGCAATTTCTCCTTTGAGAGCTATTTCTTGAAGATCATGCAATTGAAGGGCCTCTTTAAACCAGCGGGAAGGGGGAAGCGACAATTGAAGCTTGCCCTTTTGGACCTTGATGCCGATCTCGAAAGCGCTGATTGCCGAAACAAATATTTCCTGTTCTCGAGGCGCCAATATAGCCCTTGCCTGTTCCGAAAGGCCTCGCGGATCCATGGTCATCCAAAGGAAGCTACAGGTATCCAGCAAAAACATTTATCGGAATTCCTCGGGCCATTCGTCTTCGGTCAAAGGCTCGGTGGGATCATAGAGAATTTTACCCTGAAGCTGGGGGTGGGTTTGGAGTCGATTTCCCCGTTTCTTGAAGGGAATCATCTCCACCACCGGCTTGCCGTTTCGACAGATGCGCACAAGCTCCCCCTTCTCTTCTACTTTGGCAATCAGGGAAGAAAGATTGGTTTTCGCTTCGTGGATATTCACCGTAATCATGGACTAAACTTAGCTAAGTCTAGTCCACTTTGCAAGCCTTTTTTTATCAGGCCTTTGCGACCTTTTTCTCCTTGGCGGGAGCGGCGATCGGGGCTACCTCGGCCCCGACAGGGGGCCCCTTCGGGGCCACCGGCGCGAGTCCCACCTTTTGCAAAAGGGCCTTTTCGATCTTTTTGGCGATGTCTCTGTTGTCTTTCAGGAATTTAATGGCGTTGTCGCGCCCCTGTCCGATCCGCTCCTCGCCATAGGTGAACCAGGAACCGCTTTTTTCCACAATCCCCTGCTCGGAGGCAAGATCGATCAAATCGCCGTCGCGCGAAATTCCCTGATCGTACATCATGTCGAACTCCACCTGTTTGAACGGCGGAGCGACCTTGTTCTTTACCACTTTCACGCGGACACGGTTGCCCAGTACCTGCTCCCCCACTTTGATCCCGCCGATCCGGCGGATGTCGAGCCGGATCGAGGAATAAAATTTCAGCGCATTCCCGCCGGTGGTCGTTTCGGGGTTGCCGAACATCACGCCGATTTTCATCCGGATCTGGTTGATAAAAACAAGAAGCGTCTTGGAGCGCGCCACCGTGGCGGTCAGTTTGCGAAGGGCCTGACTCATCAGCCGCGCCTGCGCCCCCATCTGGGCATCCCCCATCTCTCCCTCGATTTCCGATTTGGGGACCAGCGCCGCCACCGAGTCGACCACAATTACATCCACGGCATTGGAGCGGACCAGCGTTTCGGCAATCTCGAGCGCCTGCTCGCCGTTATCGGGCTGGGAGATCAGGAGATCCTCCGTTTTGACGCCGAGTTTCCGGGCATAGGTGACATCCAACGCATGTTCGGCGTCGATAAAGGCGCATATCCCCCCTTTTTTCTGGGCTTCAGCCACCACATGAAGGGTCAGTGTGGTTTTGCCGGACGACTCCGGCCCGAAAACCTCGACAATTCGCCCCCGCGGAATTCCGCCAACCCCCAAGGCAATATCCAGGGCAAGCGACCCGGTTGAAATGACGTCGAGCTGGGCGTTTTTCAAAATCTCCGCCTCCCCCAGCCGCATGATCGCCCCTTTGCCGAACTGTTTTTCGATGGTCGATACCGCCAGTGAAATGGCCTTGTTTTTGTCTGTATTAATTTGAACCGCTTCCATGGAACCTCCCTTTTTAATGTCAAATGTCAAAGCCTAAAGTTCAAATGAATGTCAAATTTCAAAAAAACAAATTCGACATTGTTGTTTTGTCTTTTCCTTTGACATTTGAACTTTGACATTTGGAATTTTACTATCGCCTTTCTCCAAGATGAAACTCCCGAATGACGCTATAAACAGCCCCCCCTTTTGTCAACTCGCTTTTGTAAAAAACAATGCGATCGGCGATAAATTCACCGAAGGAGACAAGCCCGACCTCATGCCACTTCTTCAAAAACCCGCTTGACGGTTTTTCTTTGATGCGGGCGATGGTCACATGCGGCGCAAAAGGCCTTTTCTCCTTCGGAAAACCGAACCGCTCAAAAAAACCCTCCACCGATTGAGCGAATGTCTTAAGCGGATCAACATCGCCTGCCAGGCCGGCTCGGCCCGAAAGCCCCACCCACAGAATACGGGGAGTTCCGCGAGGAGGAAACTGCCCCACCGCATCCGCCACCAACCTTATCGGTCGAAAGGGGGTGCAAAGTTGCGTGAATTCCAAAAAAAATTCTTTTTCAAATCTTTCTTCCTCCACATTCCCCAAAAATTTGAGGGTTAAGTGAATTCCTTCCGGCTTCACCCACCGGATGGAGGAATCATGCCTCCGAAAAGGTTCAATCCAATCCTGAACAGATTTTTTGATAGTGTCTGGAATGGGGATGGCGACGAAGGAGCGGACCGAGTTCATCGGTCATATAAGTCTTATAGGACCTATTACTTTTCAAGCATTTTCCTTGTCATCACGTTTCAATGCCGTTACATATCCCCCATGCCCAAACCCCGCGATTTCGGCTTCATTACTCTTACTCTCCTCCTCTGCGGCCAATGGGTCGTGCTCAAATGCACCGGCGTTCATCTGGCCGAACCATGGAACGCCGTTTCTCCCGGCATCGCCATCTTCGGGGCCGCCTTCATGCTCTCATGGGGAGCGGAGCTGGCGCAGTTTGAAATCCCCCAGTCGCTGGCCATCGCCTTTCTGGCGTTGATCGCGGTTCTGCCCGAATATGCCGTCGACATGTACTTTGCGTGGGAGGCGGGAAAAAATCCGGAATACATCCACTACGCGACCGCCAACATGACCGGCGCCAACCGGCTTTTGATCGGCCTCGGCTGGGCCACGGTGGTTTTTGCCTATTTTTTCAAGACAAAAAAAGGGGAAGTAAAGCTGGAACCGGCCAACCGCGTGGAACTTTTCGCCCTGACGGCCGCCACCCTTTATTGCTTCATCATCCCCCTCAA
This DNA window, taken from Deltaproteobacteria bacterium, encodes the following:
- a CDS encoding type II toxin-antitoxin system VapC family toxin, giving the protein MFLLDTCSFLWMTMDPRGLSEQARAILAPREQEIFVSAISAFEIGIKVQKGKLQLSLPPSRWFKEALQLHDLQEIALKGEIAAISTELPLIHADPFDRILIATAIEHRLTILTPDPLIQKYPDVKWAW
- a CDS encoding type II toxin-antitoxin system prevent-host-death family antitoxin, which translates into the protein MITVNIHEAKTNLSSLIAKVEEKGELVRICRNGKPVVEMIPFKKRGNRLQTHPQLQGKILYDPTEPLTEDEWPEEFR
- the recA gene encoding recombinase RecA, encoding MEAVQINTDKNKAISLAVSTIEKQFGKGAIMRLGEAEILKNAQLDVISTGSLALDIALGVGGIPRGRIVEVFGPESSGKTTLTLHVVAEAQKKGGICAFIDAEHALDVTYARKLGVKTEDLLISQPDNGEQALEIAETLVRSNAVDVIVVDSVAALVPKSEIEGEMGDAQMGAQARLMSQALRKLTATVARSKTLLVFINQIRMKIGVMFGNPETTTGGNALKFYSSIRLDIRRIGGIKVGEQVLGNRVRVKVVKNKVAPPFKQVEFDMMYDQGISRDGDLIDLASEQGIVEKSGSWFTYGEERIGQGRDNAIKFLKDNRDIAKKIEKALLQKVGLAPVAPKGPPVGAEVAPIAAPAKEKKVAKA
- the thpR gene encoding RNA 2',3'-cyclic phosphodiesterase, with product MNSVRSFVAIPIPDTIKKSVQDWIEPFRRHDSSIRWVKPEGIHLTLKFLGNVEEERFEKEFFLEFTQLCTPFRPIRLVADAVGQFPPRGTPRILWVGLSGRAGLAGDVDPLKTFAQSVEGFFERFGFPKEKRPFAPHVTIARIKEKPSSGFLKKWHEVGLVSFGEFIADRIVFYKSELTKGGAVYSVIREFHLGERR